In Thermodesulfobacteriota bacterium, the genomic stretch GGCGAGCTGGGTATTATCCCTTTAAAGCTGGCCAAAGACCTCGCCCCCTCGACAGGGCTAAGAAACAGACTCGTCCACGAGTACGACGACACCGACAACTCGATCGTCCTCGCCGCCGTCAAGATGGCTGACGACCTCTATCCCAAATATATAAGTGCGGTAGAGGCCCACATAAAATCGACTGACTGAACAAAGAGCTACTGAGACTTGGCACTGAAAATCAGCTCGATATCAAGAGCACGGGCGATTCATGGGCCAGTTTACGGGTAAAAATTCACTTTTAGCTTAAAAAAAGAAGCGATTCCCCTGTAAGATTCCGTATCAAATTTTTTGAAGGAGATTTAAATGGCCAAGGCACTCACAAAATCCCAAATAGCTGAAAGCATCGCCAAGAAAAACGGTGTTACAAAAAAGCTGGCCGCGGATGTGATTGCAGCTCTGACTCAGCTGGCCTATAAAGAGGTCAAAAACGCTTTTACGCTACCAGGAATCGGCAAGCTCGTTCTTGTTAAGAGAAAGGCAAGGATGGGCAGAAACCCCCAGACAGGAAAGGCTATAAAGATTCCCGCTAAGAAGGTCGTGAAGTTCAGGGTGGCAAAGGCATGCAAGGATGCGGTGCTGGGGTAGGTAGGCTGTAGTATCGAAATTTGAATCGTCCCAATCGGCCCCCGAGAGTGTATCGTGGGGGCTTTTTAATTGTGAGTTTTTCAGTAATGCAGTCGGTATCGAAAGCCATACGTTTTCCGTAAGGCAATCGATTTTAATCTGTTAATGTAGTTCTAACCTGCTGCTTCATGGAAGCATAAAATAGGGCCGACTATAGGGGATAAAGGCTATAGGCCTTCAGCCCCAAAAAGCTTC encodes the following:
- a CDS encoding HU family DNA-binding protein, producing MAKALTKSQIAESIAKKNGVTKKLAADVIAALTQLAYKEVKNAFTLPGIGKLVLVKRKARMGRNPQTGKAIKIPAKKVVKFRVAKACKDAVLG
- a CDS encoding DUF86 domain-containing protein, which gives rise to MRTIPTTYQHAYNRLGRRRRPTDYFQSFIKLGELGIIPLKLAKDLAPSTGLRNRLVHEYDDTDNSIVLAAVKMADDLYPKYISAVEAHIKSTD